A portion of the Diprion similis isolate iyDipSimi1 chromosome 4, iyDipSimi1.1, whole genome shotgun sequence genome contains these proteins:
- the LOC124405718 gene encoding sodium channel protein Nach-like yields MVKIVPPGKTAYVIFERVERVHIGLVAVLTLASVASLLKPAVAWFQRRCSIPESRNPKITNRRSENVTRSPDIAMVELQREKTRPRSSAWRRVLTKQAREFCLSTGLHGYKYIAQSQRSIHERAIWAVGVAISLCCAIALMQIAWEYNTSHLTLTVIESTHHGIWNYRFPAVTICDLNRVSLSRAQDLVNSLQGPRLANESAESLVAEMRLLNRLLNPDMSSQNVYTNLKRLQKIFDDNKLTIPDVMKMVTRNCSEITVRCKWKGKIISCDSIFESSLSRDGICCSFNYLGVPDRKKSGRIPKRVTACGFQTGLSVMLNLAPLDYHATLFGGYGLKVILHDPYDYPDRNAASKLIRMDEETFLSVTPEVTYSTNDVRNLPLSKRSCIFSDEGEDLIAPPGNYSYHNCLSICRLQTIWEKCGCIPYYHKYLRFASVGLAENDANINVRICNLTDVKCVYDFRDWYETSWPGTKVTNKNLPPVEILDYISGPCKCIPDCNLFSYPLESSSGILDRSNAHHDLAFYKDVDIKNHSILHVFFSDLVSTQYRRDVYYNWHNLFASFGGLLGLFAGFSLMSAFELIYFFSIRLIADLWTGDKKERI; encoded by the exons ATGGTGAAAATTGTGCCCCCAGGCAAAACGGCATACGTGATCTTTGAGCGTGTTGAGAGGGTCCATATTGGCCTAGTTGCAGTTCTCACCCTTGCTTCGGTCGCCTCGCTCCTTAAGCCTGCAGTGGCCTGGTTCCAGCGCCGATGCAGCATCCCGGAATCCAGGAATCCAAAGATCACGAACCGTCGATCGGAAAACG TTACCCGATCGCCGGACATTGCGATGGTTGAATTACAACGCGAAAAAACTCGGCCTCGAAGCTCCGCGTGGCGACGCGTTCTCACGAAACAAGCACGAGAATTTTGTCTATCAACCGGACTCCATGGGTACAAGTACATTGCTCAGAGTCAACGCTCAATTCACGAAAG GGCGATTTGGGCTGTAGGAGTTGCTATTTCCCTCTGCTGTGCCATTGCTTTGATGCAAATCGCCTGGGAGTACAACACATCACATTTAACTCTCACTGTGATCGAATCTACTCATCACGGTATTTGGAACTACAGATTTCCCGCCGTCACCATCTGCGATCTCAACCGTGTATCGCTCAGCCGAGCTCAGGATTTGGTCAATTCTCTGCA GGGACCACGGTTGGCCAATGAATCGGCTGAAAGTCTGGTAGCCGAGATGCGACTTCTAAACAGGCTTCTTAATCCAGATATGTCTAGCCAAAACGTTTACACCAACCTGAAGCGGCTACAGAAGATATTCGACGACAACAAATTGACGATTCCTGACGTCATGAAAATG GTAACGAGAAACTGCTCCGAGATAACAGTGAGATGCAAATGGAAGGGGAAAATCATCTCTTGTGACTCGATATTCGAGTCATCTCTGAGTCGTGATGGTATCTGCTGCAGTTTCAACTACCTCGGAGTCCCAGATCGTAAAAAATCCGG GCGCATACCAAAGAGGGTGACGGCTTGTGGCTTTCAGACTGGATTGTCGGTGATGTTGAACCTGGCGCCCTTAGATTATCACGCAACACTTTTCGGAGGCTACGGTCTCAAG GTGATTCTCCACGATCCGTACGATTACCCTGACCGTAACGCGGCGAGCAAGTTAATCCGTATGGACGAAGAAACGTTCCTTAGCGTTACCCCGGAAGTGACCTACTCAACGAATGATGTGCGCAATCTTCCCCTGTCAAAAAGAAGTTGCATATTCTCGGACGAGGGGGAAGACTTAATCGCACCGCCTGGCAATTACTCCTACCACAATTGCCTCAGCATATGCCGATTGCAAACGATATGGGAGAAATGTGGATGCATTCCCTATTATCACAAATACCTACGTTTTGCCTCTGTTGGCCTTGCAGAAAACG ACGCAAACATCAACGTAAGAATCTGTAACCTGACCGACGTGAAGTGTGTCTACGATTTCCGGG ATTGGTACGAAACTTCATGGCCGGGGACCAAAGTAACGAACAAAAACCTGCCACCGGTTGAGATCCTGGATTACATAAGCGGACCGTGCAAGTGCATTCCCGATTGCAACCTCTTTAGCTATCCTCTTGAAAGCTCTTCTGGAATATTGGATCGCAGCAATGCCCATCATGATCTAGCATTCTA TAAGGATGTTGACATCAAGAATCATAGCATTCTACACGTATTCTTCAGTGACCTGGTGTCAACTCAATACCGTCGCGATGTCTATTACAACTGGCATAATCtgttcg CCTCGTTCGGTGGACTGCTCGGGCTTTTCGCAGGATTCAGCCTGATGTCCGCGTTTGAATTGATATATTTCTTCTCCATTCGATTGATAGCGGACTTGTGGACTGGTGACAAGAAAGAGCGGATATAA
- the LOC124405619 gene encoding caspase-8-like: MKVQSFSNPTLFKMTTLDAAPRYRLLITPANLINIQVLKGIENDLDIYEKVRLLFLMIEDYQPGYQTLLDAVDEKIPSISQFVVENQVTDWQHKVMEALCLLQNNEVLSKLGVVPEDAHSFFFAKISGTSSKINKYAKAFYNLFENLSKDDAVKLQQHVYQQIDPPRCNTWMGENFLEIHLLWWIKKGLINISGGRWDLLRILKILKSLNMSSCSAYQALQKYEAEKKNDLCVYDKSNTNQCSSGQKTAFNIVDNNRTMNSYVINNGLAIIFNQMHFSGPVQYDYRDGSQVDCDRIEDVFKNTFGFDTHVYLDLSRDEIFETLDEKLRDAKAKYDCFAVFILSHGTSGHVIASDGHKCTIEKIVEHICIDVLQNKPKILVIQACQTMEEIMLDGPTSSRNTVDKNRDFILLCSTISGQPSARHPREGTWYIQVLCDVLDELRGKCIGSDIPMEVQRRFAEKEGIVNKTLYRQVPTIMCQTLTNKLILPYNRTAASS; encoded by the exons ATGAAGGTTCAGAGTTTTTCAAATCCTACcctgttcaagatgacgacgCTTGATGCTGCACCGAGATATAGGCTGCTGATAACCCCAGCAAATCTGATTAATATACAAGTGTTGAaaggaattgaaaatgatttagaCATTTACGAGAAAGTTCGTTTGCTGTTCTTGATGATTGAAGACTACCAGCCTGGTTACCAAACCCTTCTCGATGctgtggatgaaaaaattcctaGCATATCACAATTTGTGGTCGAAAACCAGGTGACGGATTGGCAGCACAAGGTCATGGAAGCGTTATGCCTGCTACAGAACAACGAGGTTCTTTCAAAGTTAGGAGTGGTACCTGAAGATGcgcacagttttttttttgcaaaaatatctgGAACTTCTAGCAAAATCAATAAGTATGCAAAAGCTTTTTATAActtgtttgaaaatctttcaaaagACGATGCCGTCAAACTTCAGCAGCACGTATATCAGCAAATAGATCCACCCAGGTGCaatacttggatgggtgaaaattttctagaaATACATCTGCTATGGTGGATTAAAAAAGGGTTAATCAACATTTCTGGAG GCAGGTGGGATTTGTTAAGGATCTTAAAAATCCTAAAATCGCTGAATATGTCAAGTTGTAGTGCCTACCAAGCATTACAAAAGTAtgaggcagaaaaaaaaaatgacctgTGCGTTTATGATAAATCAAATACCAATCAATGTTCATCAGGACAAAAAACTGCGTTCAACATTGTCGATAACAACCGAACGATGAATTCTTATGTAATAAACAATGGCCTGGCCataattttcaaccaaatGCACTTCAGTGGTCCAGTTCAA TATGATTATAGAGATGGCTCACAGGTAGACTGTGACAGAATAGAAGATGTGTTCAAAAATACATTTGGATTTGATACACATGTGTACCTTGACTTGTCTAGagacgaaattttcgaaactttggatGAGAAATTGCGTGATGCCAAAGCAAAATATGACTGTTTTGCAGTCTTTATTTTGTCTCATGGCACATCTG gGCACGTTATTGCATCTGATGGTCACAAATGTACGatcgaaaaaattgtagaacaTATTTGCATTgatgttttacaaaataaaccAAAAATCCTTGTTATCCAAGCATGCCAAACAATGGAAG AGATCATGCTAGATGGCCCGACAAGTTCAAGAAATACGGTCGACAAGAATCGCGACTTCATTCTATTATGTTCAACGATATCGGGCCAGCCATCGGCCAGGCACCCACGCGAAG GCACTTGGTACATTCAAGTTCTCTGCGATGTGCTGGATGAACTGCGGGGTAAATGCATCGGAAGCGACATCCCAATGGAAGTCCAAAGACGTTTTGCTGAAAAAGAGGGAATCGTTAATAAAACTTTGTATAGGCAGGTACCGACAATAATGTGCCAAACGCTCACCAACAAATTGATTCTTCCGTATAATCGAACAGCTGCCAGCAGTTGA